The following coding sequences are from one Arachis hypogaea cultivar Tifrunner chromosome 7, arahy.Tifrunner.gnm2.J5K5, whole genome shotgun sequence window:
- the LOC112702061 gene encoding uncharacterized protein, whose amino-acid sequence MATTNGSSPRAAENTENSLEKIKRQLASGSGRNLLQGPLLKRSETLRKWNERWVILDPTTGRMEYKLRRNEPTVKGTIIFDANSTITVSPVNFHGLPKYDGCCFYIGTPQKKDYFLCAETPGAARAWVSTLQATQLVLKAHKEAVNSLSGSGSTKLGTVATVVAAANSTALECSKEIEAAMQISLRNALGMMTTKPTDGPMDDLTIMKETLRVKDEELQNLARDLRARDSTIRDIADKLSETAEAAEAAASAAYTMDEHRRIACVEIERLKKDLEKQQELSAQKLKEYEEKITGLSKEREQLIKQTEAAIQEANMWRSELAKAREHDVILEAAVVRAEEKVRVAEANAETRIKEAAQREAAATKEKQELLAYVNILKEQLQRQHIDTTEVEKTEACSDTKHVDPTDENVDKACLSVSRATSIPTENVVHMATDQVNIRPVEDSEWSDIQATEARVADVREVAPETDGSSLDIPVVSQPGANHHHEQGLGSFHQP is encoded by the exons ATGGCTACCACCAATGGTTCTTCTCCG CGAGCTGCTGAAAACACAGAGAACAGCTTAGAGAAGATCAAGCGTCAACTTGCTTCAGGTTCTGGCAGAAACTTGTTGCAGGGTCCTCTTCTCAAGCGATCTGAAACC CTGAGAAAATGGAACGAGCGTTGGGTAATCTTGGATCCAACAACTGGGAGAATGGAATACAA GTTAAGAAGAAATGAGCCAACTGTTAAGGGAACAATTATATTTGACGCCAATAGCACAATTACTGTATCTCCTGTGAATTTCCA TGGGCTACCAAAGTATGATGGGTGCTGCTTTT ATATTGGGACACCACAAAAAAAGGATTACTTCCTCTGTGCAGAGACTCCTGGTGCAGCTAGAGCATGGGTGTCGACTTTACA GGCAACACAGTTAGTTCTAAAAGCGCATAAAGAAGCTGTGAATTCCTTAAGTGGGAGTGGTTCTACAAAATTAGGAACTGTTGCAACAGTTGTTGCTGCAGCAAATTCAACGGCCTTGGAATGTTCTAAAGAAATTGAAGCAGCAATGCAGATTTCTCTCAGAAATGCTCTAGGAATGATGACAACAAAGCCTACCGATGGTCCTATGGATGATTTAACAATCATGAAG GAAACACTAAGAGTCAAGGATGAAGAGCTACAGAATCTGGCCCGTGACCTTCGTGCACGTGATTCAACTATAAGAGATATAGCTGATAAACTATCTGAAACTGCTGAAGCGGCAGAGGCAGCAGCATCTGCTGCTTATACTATGGATGAGCATCGGAGAATTGCTTGTGTGGAAATTGAGCGATTGAAAAAAGATTTAGAGAAGCAACAGGAGTTGTCTGCGCAGAAG CTAAAGGAGTATGAGGAAAAGATTACGGGATTAAGCAAAGAAAGAGAGCAGTTAATCAAGCAGACAGAGGCAGCTATTCAGGAGGCAAATATGTGGCGTTCTGAGCTGGCCAAAGCTAGAGAGCATGACGTAATCTTAGAAGCAGCCGTAGTAAGGGCAGAAGAAAAGGTTAGAGTTGCAGAGGCAAATGCTGAAACTAGGATAAAGGAGGCTGCACAGAGAGAAGCAGCGGCAACAAAAGAGAAGCAGGAGCTCCTAGCATATGTGAACATATTAAAAGAACAACTTCAAag GCAACACATTGATACAACTGAAGTTGAGAAGACAGAAGCATGCTCAGATACAAAGCACGTTGACCCGACAGACGAGAATGTGGATAAAGCATGCCTAAGTGTTTCCAGAGCGACTTCCATCCCCACAGAGAATGTAGTTCACATGGCAACCGATCAAGTAAATATTCGACCAGTTGAGGACAGCGAATGGAGCGATATTCAGGCAACAGAGGCAAGGGTAGCCGATGTAAGGGAAGTAGCACCAGAAACTGATGGAAGCAGCTTAGATATTCCTGTGGTTAGCCAACCAGGTGCGAATCATCATCATGAACAAGGATTAGGCTCTTTCCATCAGCCATGA
- the LOC112702062 gene encoding uncharacterized protein isoform X2, producing the protein MDVAKLYMNNDYSEEHEHEYQHDEDDDDEMMKEEKEVVLPGFRFHPTDEELVGFYLRRKVEKKTLKIELIKHVDIYKYDPWDLPIGSSMGEKEWYFFCIRGRKYRNSIRPNRVTGSGFWKATGIDKPIYSANYNNNNNNNSKEHGDHHECIGLKKSLVYYRGSAGKGTKTDWMMHEFRLPPNNNNGAKLLSNNQEANNATKDLHEAEVWTLCRIFKRIPTYKKYTPNLKDSSTSPLMNKPINNINHQTDSSVTSISCSLESDNNNSKQFLTFTNTMGIQQCERKPLVIGHVDERNNNFFLDHSSIHHQQAPTTITTTALSSSSYSSWNQHHVVEDYLFANENWDDLRSVVEFATDPNNSKVYL; encoded by the exons ATGGATGTGGCTAAGTTGTACATGAACAACGACTACTCCGAAGAACATGAACATGAATATCAacatgatgaagatgatgatgatgagatgaTGAAAGAGGAGAAAGAAGTTGTGCTTCCTGGGTTTAGATTCCACCCAACAGATGAAGAGCTTGTTGGGTTTTATCTTCGGAGGAAGGTTGAGAAGAAGACTCTTAAGATTGAACTTATCAAACATGTTGATATCTACAAATATGATCCATGGGATCTTCCAA TTGGTTCATCAATGGGGgagaaggaatggtatttcttttgcATAAGAGGGAGAAAGTACAGGAACAGCATAAGGCCTAATAGGGTTACAGGATCAGGGTTTTGGAAAGCCACAGGGATTGATAAACCTATATACAGtgctaattataataataataataataataatagtaaggaGCATGGTGATCATCATGAATGCATTGGACTGAAGAAATCATTGGTTTATTACCGGGGAAGTGCTGGAAAAGGCACCAAAACTGATTGGATGATGCATGAGTTTCGCCTCCCacccaataataataatggagcaAAATTATTAAGCAATAATCAAGAAGCTAATAATGCTACCAAGGATCTTCATGAAGCT GAAGTGTGGACACTATGCAGAATATTCAAAAGGATTCCAACATACAAAAAGTACACACCAAATTTGAAAGATTCATCAACATCACCACTCATGAACAAACCCATCAATAACATTAACCACCAAACTGATTCCTCAGTAACTTCCATATCATGCAGCTTAGAATCTGACAACAACAATAGCAAGCAATTCTTGACTTTCACTAACACTATGGGGATTCAACAATGTGAAAGGAAGCCTCTTGTTATTGGACATGTTGATGAAAGGAACAACAACTTTTTCTTAGACCATTCATCAATACATCATCAACAAGCTCCAACAACAATTACTACTACTGCtttgtcatcatcatcatacTCATCATGGAACCAGCACCATGTTGTGGAGGATTACTTGTTTGCAAATGAGAATTGGGATGATCTTAGATCTGTGGTTGAGTTTGCCACTGACCCTAATAATTCCAAGGTTTATCTATGA
- the LOC112702062 gene encoding uncharacterized protein isoform X1 produces the protein MDVAKLYMNNDYSEEHEHEYQHDEDDDDEMMKEEKEVVLPGFRFHPTDEELVGFYLRRKVEKKTLKIELIKHVDIYKYDPWDLPKVGSSMGEKEWYFFCIRGRKYRNSIRPNRVTGSGFWKATGIDKPIYSANYNNNNNNNSKEHGDHHECIGLKKSLVYYRGSAGKGTKTDWMMHEFRLPPNNNNGAKLLSNNQEANNATKDLHEAEVWTLCRIFKRIPTYKKYTPNLKDSSTSPLMNKPINNINHQTDSSVTSISCSLESDNNNSKQFLTFTNTMGIQQCERKPLVIGHVDERNNNFFLDHSSIHHQQAPTTITTTALSSSSYSSWNQHHVVEDYLFANENWDDLRSVVEFATDPNNSKVYL, from the exons ATGGATGTGGCTAAGTTGTACATGAACAACGACTACTCCGAAGAACATGAACATGAATATCAacatgatgaagatgatgatgatgagatgaTGAAAGAGGAGAAAGAAGTTGTGCTTCCTGGGTTTAGATTCCACCCAACAGATGAAGAGCTTGTTGGGTTTTATCTTCGGAGGAAGGTTGAGAAGAAGACTCTTAAGATTGAACTTATCAAACATGTTGATATCTACAAATATGATCCATGGGATCTTCCAA AAGTTGGTTCATCAATGGGGgagaaggaatggtatttcttttgcATAAGAGGGAGAAAGTACAGGAACAGCATAAGGCCTAATAGGGTTACAGGATCAGGGTTTTGGAAAGCCACAGGGATTGATAAACCTATATACAGtgctaattataataataataataataataatagtaaggaGCATGGTGATCATCATGAATGCATTGGACTGAAGAAATCATTGGTTTATTACCGGGGAAGTGCTGGAAAAGGCACCAAAACTGATTGGATGATGCATGAGTTTCGCCTCCCacccaataataataatggagcaAAATTATTAAGCAATAATCAAGAAGCTAATAATGCTACCAAGGATCTTCATGAAGCT GAAGTGTGGACACTATGCAGAATATTCAAAAGGATTCCAACATACAAAAAGTACACACCAAATTTGAAAGATTCATCAACATCACCACTCATGAACAAACCCATCAATAACATTAACCACCAAACTGATTCCTCAGTAACTTCCATATCATGCAGCTTAGAATCTGACAACAACAATAGCAAGCAATTCTTGACTTTCACTAACACTATGGGGATTCAACAATGTGAAAGGAAGCCTCTTGTTATTGGACATGTTGATGAAAGGAACAACAACTTTTTCTTAGACCATTCATCAATACATCATCAACAAGCTCCAACAACAATTACTACTACTGCtttgtcatcatcatcatacTCATCATGGAACCAGCACCATGTTGTGGAGGATTACTTGTTTGCAAATGAGAATTGGGATGATCTTAGATCTGTGGTTGAGTTTGCCACTGACCCTAATAATTCCAAGGTTTATCTATGA